In Bradyrhizobium sp. 200, the sequence ACCCGAGGCCTGCGCCTGCAGCAGGAAAGAGGCATAGTCGGCGGTGCCGAGCGGATGGCGCACGGCGCCGAGCACTTCGCCGCCGGATGCCTTGACGCCTTCGGCGGCCTGCTTCTCCAGATCGTGGCCGAAGGCGTAATCGGCGGTCAGGAAGAACCATTTCTTGCCGCCCTGCGCGACGACGGCTTTGCCGAGGCCGCGGCCATAGGCATAGGTATCGTAGGTCCAGTGCACGGTGTTCGGCGTGCACTTCTCGCCGGTGAGAAGCGCGGTGCCGGCGCCGGAGCCGATGAAGACCTTGTTCTTCTGCTCGCTCATATTGGCGACCGCGAGCGCAATGGCCGAGTTCGGCAGGTCGAAGATGGCGTCGATGTTTTCGGTGTCATACCAGCGCCGCGCGATGCCGACGCCTGTGTCGGTCTTGTTCTGGTGATCGGCGGTGATAACGTCGACGGGCTTGCCGGCGGCCTTGCCGCCATAATCCTCTACCGCCATTTGCGCGGCGATGACCGAGCCCACGCCCTGATAGGTCGAAAACACGCCCGACTGGTCGTTGAGCACGCCGATCCGGACGCGGTCCTGGCCGTGCGCTGCGCCGGCAAACATGCAGCCGAGCGCGGCCACGAGCATTCCTGTGCGAAAAGACTGTCGCATGCATTCCCTCCTGCAAAAGAAAAGGCGGCCTTCGCGACCACTTCGAAATTACTTATAACTTATAAGTATTTTGAGGATTGTCAATTCGCGGAACGCCAAGCAAGCTGTTGCCATGGGAAGAATCGCCAAAGTTTCGACGCGCAATGCCAACGGGGCAGCCAGACCAGCCGAGCCGGACGCGGGCCGGGAACTCGATCTCACCGCCCTGCAGCAGACGCCGGGATTCATGATCCGGATCCTGCAGTTGCAGAATTTCGAGGCGTTCTATCCCTATTTCGAATCCCTGCAGCTCTCGCCGCTCGAATACGCCATCCTCGTTGCGGTGCGCGACAACAAGACGGTGACGCAGAGCGAGCTTGCCGGCGTGCTGAAAATGCAGTTGCCCAACCTGGTGAAGATCCTGTCGCGGATGGAGGAGACCGGCGTTTTGAAGCGCAAGCGGTCCACGCGGGACAAGCGGGCGGTCGAGCTCAGCCTCAGCGCGGCGGGCGAGAGGCGCGCCGACGAGGCCAGCCGGCTCGGCGAGAGCTTTAATGCGCAAACGCTTTCCGCACTCAGCAAGCCCGAGCAAACAGCCTTTCTCCAGATGCTGGTGCGGCTGGTCGAAGCGCACAAGAACGGATTTTGAGACGAACAAGCCTCAGCCGGCGCAGCCGATCCATTCGCCCGACGAATCGTCGTCCAACGTTGCCACCGCTCCCGCGCGCCGCGTCAGCACCGCGCGCTGGTTGATGTAGCCCTTGTCGGTGATCTCGCCGCCGTCGACGGACGCGACCTCGGCCAAAAGCAGCGCGCGTGTTGCGTGCCCCGACGAGTTGCCGCTTTGCGCCTTCAGCTTTGCAAGGCCTTGCGCGATCGCCCCGCGAACCTTGT encodes:
- a CDS encoding ABC transporter substrate-binding protein, translating into MLVAALGCMFAGAAHGQDRVRIGVLNDQSGVFSTYQGVGSVIAAQMAVEDYGGKAAGKPVDVITADHQNKTDTGVGIARRWYDTENIDAIFDLPNSAIALAVANMSEQKNKVFIGSGAGTALLTGEKCTPNTVHWTYDTYAYGRGLGKAVVAQGGKKWFFLTADYAFGHDLEKQAAEGVKASGGEVLGAVRHPLGTADYASFLLQAQASGADIVGVANAGDDTITSIKQAAEFGLTRKQKLVGLILGMNGIPALGLKAAQGAQIMNPFYWDLNDGTRAFAKRFAERHPQKNYPNDMQAGVYASVLHYLKAVDKTGGAADGKAVVSAMKAMPTDDPLFGKGTIRSDGRKIHPLYLLEVKKPEESTSKWDLLKVVATIPGNQAFRPESDGNCPLVKK
- a CDS encoding MarR family winged helix-turn-helix transcriptional regulator, producing MGRIAKVSTRNANGAARPAEPDAGRELDLTALQQTPGFMIRILQLQNFEAFYPYFESLQLSPLEYAILVAVRDNKTVTQSELAGVLKMQLPNLVKILSRMEETGVLKRKRSTRDKRAVELSLSAAGERRADEASRLGESFNAQTLSALSKPEQTAFLQMLVRLVEAHKNGF